The following nucleotide sequence is from Paeniglutamicibacter kerguelensis.
TCCAACCAAATGCTGACGGCCGGACTCTTGAACCAGGCCATGGCCCGGGCCGCGATGAAGGTCAGCAGCATGAGATAAGCGAAGCCGATCACCGCGAACACGGCGCCGAGCGTCAACGCGGAGACCAACATGTTGGAACCGGCAGGGATGAATGGCGGCATCAGGGCCAGGAACAACAGGCCGAGCTTCGGGTTCAACGCCGAGGAGAGCGCCCCCGCGCGGACCGACTGCATGAACGTGAATTCCGTGGTGCCCGCGGCGGTGATGGATCTGGTGGTGGTTCGGGCCGTCGCAGCGGTGGCTCCGGCCAAGAACCGCGCCTTGACGAAGGAACCGAGCCCCAGATAGAGCAGGTACAGGCCGCCGACTACGGCGATTCCCTGGTGGATGGCCGGGTAGGTCTGCAGCAACGCGGCGACGCCAAGACCGGCCAGAGCTGCCCAGGCCATGATCGAAACCATCATGCCCAGTGCGGCTGCAACGCCGTTGCGGGGACGGTTCAGGGCGTAGCGAAGCAACAGAAACGTGTCGGGACCGGGTGCAAGAACAATCACCAGCGAGAGCCCGGCGAAACCAAGAAGTGCGGAAAGCGGCATGCTACCCATTATTGGCGTCCGTGGCACTTCGGGGAAAAAGGCGGGTCCCGGTCTGGCGACGGGACCCACGTGTAAGACCCGGTGCCTCTACGGCCTGCCCTCTTGCAACGAAACCACGGCCAGGAGGCCGCTGCCGGTGATGGCGGGAGCATCTTCACCGCCGCCGACGACGGTGTCGTAGCGCTCCAGAGGCCGATGCTTGGACTCGCCGGCCAACAACCGTGCCCGGCCCTGAAGCAGCACGCCGAGCTGGCCCGCGAAAAGCTTCCGCGGGTGCTCCGGGGACAGCTCCTCGATGTCTATCTGTCCGTTTACTGTTCCGCTGCGGGTAATCAGGTTGAAGTCCCTGATCGGCCCGGCAGGCAGCGTCGAACTGGTGGCGGCACCGCCGTCGAACTGCAGCGGCTCGTACCTGCCCAGCCGCTGCTCGACCCCGT
It contains:
- a CDS encoding LysE family translocator; protein product: MPLSALLGFAGLSLVIVLAPGPDTFLLLRYALNRPRNGVAAALGMMVSIMAWAALAGLGVAALLQTYPAIHQGIAVVGGLYLLYLGLGSFVKARFLAGATAATARTTTRSITAAGTTEFTFMQSVRAGALSSALNPKLGLLFLALMPPFIPAGSNMLVSALTLGAVFAVIGFAYLMLLTFIAARAMAWFKSPAVSIWLERVSSAALAIMGAVVLVGAFSSH
- a CDS encoding HutD/Ves family protein; protein product: MDAPQPLSLSPGTVIAYSGISPAPWRNGGGVTRQIVSGKLGVLGTLEAVPGDGWDWRLSIADVESEGPFSAFAGMTRILTVIEGEGLAINIDGVEQRLGRYEPLQFDGGAATSSTLPAGPIRDFNLITRSGTVNGQIDIEELSPEHPRKLFAGQLGVLLQGRARLLAGESKHRPLERYDTVVGGGEDAPAITGSGLLAVVSLQEGRP